The Nitrospirae bacterium YQR-1 genomic sequence AACACTCCGGTTTCATAAGCCATCCCGAAGCTGCCGTCGTTGAGCTGCTCTAAAACGTCCTCAGAGGTATAACCAAGGTAAGACAATTCAAAATCATGCACAATGGAAGCGCCGTTTGTAGCAACGCCTGTAATGATACCCTCGTTTATAAGATTTATAATAATCGGGCACAAGCCGACTTTGATGGGGTGTGCGCCCATTGCCAGTATTACGGTGTCACCTCTGCTGTGTGCCTCTGCTATGGCACTTACGGCTGAGTTGAAATCGGAGGCGGCTAAGATATTGGGAAGGCTGCCAAGGAAATCCCTGAAGCTGCCGCCTTCAATATATGGTTTTGCAGTTTGAGAGACTTCTACCTTGCTTTTCCTCTCAGAGAGGCGGTATCTCGTTACATTTGTAAAATCCCGGATTTTACTTTTCATTTCAAGCCTTTTCCACATCTGTCTTTAAACATAGCCTTGAAATTCTAACATAAAACCCTTAAAATATCCCATTAAATTTTGTTGTTTATATACTGTGGAGGGTAGAAACCTTTGGAGTACTACAACAAAGCCAGTAGGTACTTTCCATATCTGAATGCAAGAGAGACATTTTCCTCAAGCTCATGAATAGTTTTAAGAAACTCAAAGGACTGCTCCATCGTTTGCATTCCCAGTGAGGTGCCCTTTCCAACCTCTTTGTTGATCTTATCCAGCTGGTTTGTTCGTATCAACTCGGAGATTTTCTTAGTGTTGTGCAGGATTTCCATAGCCGGAACTGTTCCCTTAAAATCCTTAAGAGGCAGAAGATGCTGCCAAATGATTGATCTTAGCACCCGTGAGAGCTGATATCTGGCATATCGCTGCTCGCTTTCCGTGTAAAAATTCAGCATTCTGAATATCGCCTCCCCTGAACCCCCAAATGTCCGCATCACAGCTATTACCAAAGTCCCTGCCTCTGCAGCATTCATGGCAAGATTCAAGGCATCTTTACACTGTATATCGGTTAGCACTATCACGTCTGCCTTACTTCTTATGGCGGCATTTACAGCTGTTGCAAAGTCTCTGGTGTGAACTCCCACCTGACGCTGATCCAGCAGTGAGGACTGGTTGGCATGATGATACTCGATTATGTCTTCTATGGTAATAATGTATTTCTTCTTATTAATATTTATGTGCTCAATTAAGGATGCCAAAGTGGTGGATTTCCCCGATCTTGCCTCACCGGTTATAAGAACAAAACCGTCATCCAACTCTGCAATTTTCTCAAGTGATTCCTTTGGGCCTAATTCCTGAAAGTCTGGTATCGTGCGTGGAATTATCCGGCATGCAGCCCCGATGCCATCCTGAGCATGATAGAGATTAATCCTTATACTTCCTGTATGGTCGCTTACATACATCAGCTCCATGTCTAACTGCTTTTCAAATTGTTCTATCTGGTTTTTATCCAAAATCCCATATATGAGACGTTTGAGTTCCTCAGGCCGGTAAAAGGGGCTCTCCAGTAGCTTATGAAATTTCCCGTGGCGCTTTAGCACTGGACATTCATCAACAGAGAAATATATATCTGAGGCGTTTATCTCACGTGCCGCTATAAAGTAGTTTATAATTTCCGGCACGTCGGTCTTCGGTTTTTTTATAGCCTCAATTTTATATATAAACTCGTCCTCTAACTGTTGATTTTTATCTAAATCATCCATTTAATTAACCCCCATTTTTTATATTAAGTTGCATTTAGAAATAAACACAGGCGGCTGGGAATAAGCGACGCCTCCCCTCACAGGGGATTCCCCTTTAGGGGAGACGCCCCGGAGCTTGTGACGAAGCCAACAAAGTTAGACGATTGAAGGCGGCTTCGTATCAATAATATGCCTCTTTTACCGGATTAACATAATAAGAATATGTATCGTTTCTGAATTTCTCTGCTGCCTCTTTGTTTATAAGTTTATTATTTGTCATCTCGGCCAACGCCTGAGTTATAGTTTTCATCCCCCTGTGGGAGCCTGCCGCCATAACAGGTCTGAGAAGATGGAATTCCTCATTAAATAACAAGGCTGATATTACAGGGTCGTTAAGAAGTATTTCAAAAACAGGAATTACTCCTGCAGCATCATTTTTAGGTAAGAGATTTTGCCAGAGAACCGCCTTTAATGTCGTGGAAAGTGTTTTTTTGGCATCTTTCCTATGGCTCTTAGGAAAACAATCTATCATTAATCTGAGAGTTTCGGAAATCCCACCGCCGCCGCCAACCGCTGCTATTACCAAAAGCCCCCTTCCGGAAGCCGCAAGCGAGAGCTTCATTGTTTCATACATCGGAAGGCCGTCTATGGCAAGCACCGAGGCCGCTCCGATGGCATTATCAAATGTTTTTGAAATATCTGAAATTTCCGACAGCCTGACAAACGGCTGCTTTACTATTGAAAGCCAGCTTTTATGATAATACAAGGCAGGCTCCTCAATCACAACAATTCTCCTGTTATAGTTTTTATTTATAAAATCAACATATGAAGCCACTGTGGCACTTTTGCCGGAGTTGTTTTTCCCGATAACCAGTATAAGCCCTGATTGCACCTTTGCAAGGTCCTTGATTATTTGTGGTAAGTCTAAAGCATCTATATCAGGTATTTCCTCAAAAACCGGACTTACCGACAACATATAACCATTGCATCCCAGCGTTACCAGTACTTTAAAACTCCCTGCTTCCTTGCTTTCATAATTAAACCTTGACTCAGTAATTGGTTTTTCCACCTTTATGATTGCACGGCTTATGAGTAAATCAACGATCTCCTCCGTCATTTTTTCATTTAAAGGGGCAATTTTGCCGACTTTGGAAAGAGTGTTTCCAGCTCTGATATATGGGCTGTCGTTAGGGGCCAGATAGAGCACAGAGCCTCTCTGTTCCTTTAAGAGCCTACAAAAAGAATCAAAAGTATCTGTTAGTTTCATTTCTTAAGATTATTGTTAAGCGCCGGCTTGTCTGTTTTTTTCAGGTACCTGCCGATGTATTCATTTTCAAGGAGTTTTTTGTATAAAGGCCCGGAACTTCTGGAGAGAAAATATGCGGAAAGAAGTAAAATTGGAATGCCGGGGATACCAGGTATTATAATACCGATGACACCTGCACCAGCCAGCAGCCCCCCGACAGCCTCATATAACCTGTTTGGTTTGGCATCTGTATTAACATCCAAAACCAGTGATTTTGTTACAGGCATAATGCTGTTGGTTTCAATAGCAGGCAAATTTAAATTAATTATGCTAAGATTTCTTAAAATACATGCCTCGTTAATTAATTGCTCGTCATAATTTATGGCAATACTGCCACAGTTGTTGTTTAAAGAGGTTTCCTTTATGCCCGCTATTGAGAGAATCTTTGTGTTAACAGCCTCAAGCAGGGTTTTATTTGCAATGCAAGCCTCCGACACCACTCTAAGGCGCCCTGGGATGGAATGTTTTACTTCAAAAGGGATGTATATTTCCGCCCCAATCGCACTTAAACTCTCTGCCGGCAGGGTGGCGTTATCAAACATAACAGATGGGCAAGAGGATGCAAAAATGATTTTACTCATTGGTATCTTGTTTTTCGGGGCTTAGATATTGCACTAAGAGCTGTTCGATTACTTTAGTGGATTCATACTGTTTAAATGAGCTGTAGCCGAAAATTAACAGAACAAGCCACGCAGGGGTTGGAAGCGCAGGGGCTAAAAGAAGTGTTAACACACCGGCGGAAAACGTTGTTTTAGAAATCATAGTGTCTTTTTTAAACACATCTGTGCTTATATCCCATCCTCGCTTTTGTAAGTAGTTTGTAGCAATTTTATCATCTTTGATAATTACTTCTATTCCATCACTTTCACCAAAACACAAAGCATTTAGTATTTCGTAGTAAGTGTTGGTAAAATTTGGCAGTGACATTATAAAAACAATTTGATTGCTGAGTTTTGAAATTAAGTTGTCAACATCGCTGACGTTGTCGTCAAAAAAAAGAGTAACAGATGAGGCATATTGATTAAGGGCGGCTTTTTTTATCTCTTTTACTCTTTTAAGGGCGGCATTCAAAAAGATAAAAAACACCCGCATATCCATATCGGTTTTAATCCTCAGTCTGAGGCGCCCCCGTATGTAATGAGCCGTTACGAGTTCAAACTCTGCAGTCATTTTGGGTTGGCCTTTGCTTGTGCTTCTTTAATCTTCTCGAGCTCATATTCGGCTTTGCTCTCTGCCGCTATATCTTTAAATTCCTCATACGAGTGCCCTAAAGATGAGAGAACCGCATCTTTCACAGAATAAAAAACTTTTATTAAACTTTTAATAAAAGCCTTGTTTGGTACCATTTTTGTGAAAAAAACTACAACAAGCCCCCCAACAATACCTGCTATTATGTATCCCATAGTATGACTTTACCCGCCTTTATTGTTATTTCCACCTTATTGTTATGTTGTTTTCTTCCTGATTTTTTTATGTATTTGTTTCTTTTGAAGCTGCTTTTGTTTTTCCGTGTCTGATATTATCACCCTTTCTTTTGGCTCTATTACATCTTCTTTTGGCTCTATTACATCAAGAATCTCCAGCAGTGAGATGTCTTTATGGTCATAACACAGGGTAAGACTGTTGCAGGACTTATTAGTTGAGACACTGGAAATCCTCTTGTCAGCACAAAAAAGACTGTTTAGCTTTTCCAGAGTCCCTTCCTTTTTTAAATCAGGGATCCTGAGCCTTACCCTGCCACGTATATGGTGTACAACCTCGCACTTAGACACTTCTGTATATATCTCCCTGTACAGTACAGCCGGTTTTAGTATTACGCTTTGACCTTTGCCTCTGCTTTTGCGGCTTTTACAGATTCATACTCAGCCTTGCTCTCCGCCATAATGTCCTTTAAAGATTCCAGGGTCTCTCCGCCGCCGGATGTAACGGTATCTGCAATAGAGTACCCTATCTTTATTACTCCCTTGAGGGCATCCCTCATGAAACTCGATTTACCTGCTACATAAACTACCGCTCCACCAAATACTCCAGCCAATATCTCTTCCATACCATCCTCCTGTTATTGAATATTTTATACATAGTATAGCCTGCAACAAGCAGAGTTAGCAAGTGCTATTTTAACGCCCTTTAAGTTTCATTCTTATTATTGGTTTCATACCGTTTAAACACGCAACAATGGCAGAGCCGTTGCTGATAAGAGTGCTAAAGACGGGAGATATCAAATTAAAAGCGGCAAGGGCATAAGCCACCACATTAAGCCCTCCCGTTATGGTGTAGTTTTCTTTGATAAGTGTTATTGTTTCCTTGCTTATTTCAAAGGCTTTAGGTATTTTACTAAGATTGTCATCAAGTAAAATTACCCCGGCAGTCTCTTTTGTAATATCAGCGCCTCCTTTTACAGATATTCCTATATCTGCATACGAAAGTGCCACTGAGTCATTTATTCCATCCCCAACGAAAGCCACTATCTTGCCCTTATTCTTTAAATCAATCACAACCTCAGCCTTTTGCTCAGGAAGCACCTCTGCAATACACTGGTCTATTCCCAGCATTTTTGCAACCGGATAGGCCACTTTTTTTACATCTCCGGTAAGCATTATTACATTTTTAACTCCCACGCGGTGGAGGTCGTCTATCATTGCTTTGGCTTCTTTACGTATCTGGTCTCTGAAAGAAATAATGCCGCCAAGTTTTCCGTCTAATGAAACATACAGTGCCGCTTTGCCATCATCAATAAACCTATCTGTGATGTTAGCAATATCATCACCTATGGGAATGGAGTTTTCCTGAAGCAGCCTCAGGCTTCCGACAAGTACGTTTTTGCCGTTTATCCATGCATCCACTCCGCGCCCGACACAGTACTGAACCATATCCCGTTTTTTTAGTGCGATGTGTTTATGCTCGGCATGTCTTACCACAGCCTCGGCTATCGGGTGTGTCATCTGAAGCTCGGCTGTTGCAGCATACGAAATGATTTCTTCCTCTTCGTAGCCGTTAAATCCGATAACATCCTCCACTTTAATCACACCGGTTGTAAGTGTGCCGGTTTTATCAAATATTATTGTGTCGGTTTTATATAGCTTTTCGAGATAACTTCCACCTTTTATTAAAATTCCGTGCGAGGTAGCTGAAATCATGCAAGATAACACCGCAGTCGGGGCCGACACCCTCACACCGGTACCGAAGTCCACGGTAAGAAGCGCAGCAAGATGGTGTAGATTTAATGTTGTCGCAAAAATTAAACCGGTTGTTATCAGTGAGGGGGTCACAATTCTGTCTGCAAACTTTTCAGCGTGGTTTTGTATTTTAGTTTCATAAATCGGAGCCTCCTCCACCATTTTAACCACCTGCGCCACTTTTGTGTCATCTCCCGTTCTGATTACTCTTACGTAAGCTTTGCCGTCTTTTATCACGGTTGCAGCAAGCACGGTGTCTCCAACCTCTTTATGCACTGGGAATGACTCACCGGTCAGTACCTGCTGATCTACAATGATTTCACCCTCAGTAATCCGCCCGTCAACCGGAATAAGGTTTCCA encodes the following:
- the tadA gene encoding Flp pilus assembly complex ATPase component TadA, whose protein sequence is MDDLDKNQQLEDEFIYKIEAIKKPKTDVPEIINYFIAAREINASDIYFSVDECPVLKRHGKFHKLLESPFYRPEELKRLIYGILDKNQIEQFEKQLDMELMYVSDHTGSIRINLYHAQDGIGAACRIIPRTIPDFQELGPKESLEKIAELDDGFVLITGEARSGKSTTLASLIEHININKKKYIITIEDIIEYHHANQSSLLDQRQVGVHTRDFATAVNAAIRSKADVIVLTDIQCKDALNLAMNAAEAGTLVIAVMRTFGGSGEAIFRMLNFYTESEQRYARYQLSRVLRSIIWQHLLPLKDFKGTVPAMEILHNTKKISELIRTNQLDKINKEVGKGTSLGMQTMEQSFEFLKTIHELEENVSLAFRYGKYLLALL
- a CDS encoding type IV pilus twitching motility protein PilT, which produces MLYLAPNDSPYIRAGNTLSKVGKIAPLNEKMTEEIVDLLISRAIIKVEKPITESRFNYESKEAGSFKVLVTLGCNGYMLSVSPVFEEIPDIDALDLPQIIKDLAKVQSGLILVIGKNNSGKSATVASYVDFINKNYNRRIVVIEEPALYYHKSWLSIVKQPFVRLSEISDISKTFDNAIGAASVLAIDGLPMYETMKLSLAASGRGLLVIAAVGGGGGISETLRLMIDCFPKSHRKDAKKTLSTTLKAVLWQNLLPKNDAAGVIPVFEILLNDPVISALLFNEEFHLLRPVMAAGSHRGMKTITQALAEMTNNKLINKEAAEKFRNDTYSYYVNPVKEAYY
- a CDS encoding DUF454 family protein yields the protein MSKIIFASSCPSVMFDNATLPAESLSAIGAEIYIPFEVKHSIPGRLRVVSEACIANKTLLEAVNTKILSIAGIKETSLNNNCGSIAINYDEQLINEACILRNLSIINLNLPAIETNSIMPVTKSLVLDVNTDAKPNRLYEAVGGLLAGAGVIGIIIPGIPGIPILLLSAYFLSRSSGPLYKKLLENEYIGRYLKKTDKPALNNNLKK
- a CDS encoding heavy metal translocating P-type ATPase, whose protein sequence is MDTLPKTDGDFDQMALDKAPVRYFRSPTTINSAVTSNIISLEEYKKTIHQNSSALLEINSSLLKLQLKCEIKHSITGRIRLSISLLASYKDLSATLGNYLKKQPGVTDVSVNHYCGSFTVLYDKDAVKPEIIVSSVSVLTLSDLVKLKTEPALVKTEDKDISLAFFKWSSAAMGLSIVLGGIPPLALAIVYPVLLYISVPVYKRAYKCIKNEHRLNVDFLDASALTVGMLTGDVINASAMVWLIHLGDYIRDLTASSSQRTIRKLLDFQENYAWVVRGDVEVKVRVKDINVGEIVSLNVGNLIPVDGRITEGEIIVDQQVLTGESFPVHKEVGDTVLAATVIKDGKAYVRVIRTGDDTKVAQVVKMVEEAPIYETKIQNHAEKFADRIVTPSLITTGLIFATTLNLHHLAALLTVDFGTGVRVSAPTAVLSCMISATSHGILIKGGSYLEKLYKTDTIIFDKTGTLTTGVIKVEDVIGFNGYEEEEIISYAATAELQMTHPIAEAVVRHAEHKHIALKKRDMVQYCVGRGVDAWINGKNVLVGSLRLLQENSIPIGDDIANITDRFIDDGKAALYVSLDGKLGGIISFRDQIRKEAKAMIDDLHRVGVKNVIMLTGDVKKVAYPVAKMLGIDQCIAEVLPEQKAEVVIDLKNKGKIVAFVGDGINDSVALSYADIGISVKGGADITKETAGVILLDDNLSKIPKAFEISKETITLIKENYTITGGLNVVAYALAAFNLISPVFSTLISNGSAIVACLNGMKPIIRMKLKGR